tcagtgattcagtgattcagtaatTCAGAGATTtagtgattcatttattcagtgattcaatgattcagtgattcaatgtttcagtgattcagtgattcagtgattgaGTAATGGGAAACTATTGGAATATTGTTCAAAATGGACTTgacagcatgaaaaaaaaaaaaaaaaaaaaaaaaaaacctatttttATGCAGTCAGGGTGTCTTGGAGGTAAACAGCGCCACCTGCAGCCTGTCGTGTTGAAGCACAAGCCGAAATTCATTGAAATGCGTATAATAATAGACCACAGATATTGTTTGTGCTTCAGAATCTATCATGTGCATCTTTctgataaaaatatgaataatgagTTAATCTTCAGTGTTATAAATAGCAAGATTTTGGAATGCAAATATACAGGGAAAACATGCATTatgtattaaattaattatattcttCTGTAGTATActaattgatttattaattaggaaattaatattaaattattcgTTTGCTCATATTTTGTAggaattgtttttattattttgactaCTGCTTTGCCACGTAAGAATACGTAAGCATTATGCTGCGTTCGAGGCGAAGTCGCACCTTGTAATTCTCCACCTACAACTGATAAAAACCACCGAGAACgccctttaactttaactcatTAACTTGGAGTAATCTTCTCAGCTAGCAGTTCCTTCCCCCGTTTTatggagtgacgtcaaatcaacatggccgctcccGCTGTGTACAGTGTAAAGTCACACTTCTCTACGTTTAAAAGAGTTTAGAGCAGTCCTGGATTTAGATCagttcataaacacacacactactcggttaaatctgtaacactgaccgtaataatcactgttttgagaagctaatcatcaacattagggttgtcactaatgttagctggctagctagttgCTAAGCTACTTGCTATTGTGGGCTGTTGTTGCTTTGCTgtaatttcagtccaaaatgttgcatgaatgtttgaaggtcACTAAAGGTTTGAAGGTTTGAACAGAACAGAACCAGGAGCCACTCAGGACTGTAACCATAAAAGTGCACTTAAAGTAGCTTAAAGTAGCTTTTCAGCAGtttagttttcctttttttccccactttttcGTACGTGGAACGTCCCATAGTGCGAAATGACGTTATTGCAACTTGCAAATTAATGATTACAAGGTACCAGGCAGGAACGCAGCGTTATTTCAGAGTCGACTCACTTCACCAGATCTCCATCATCCTCCTCAAATGCCGCACCGCCACACTGAGTCCACCAGAGGGCGCCATCTTCACACAGCTCATTTCACCACACACCTGGCCGAGCTGAGAAAACATCACATCTCAGATCAGCTCCCTAAATTTATTGAACTCATGGAAAGAAATgtgaaaatcatttaaattgtGATGTAACAGAAACTGTCAGTCATCCAGTTAAACAAAAGTGTCAAATGTTTGTTTGGATGGTAAAAAGAGAATCCTAAACATTAGGAATTTATCCATAAAATCAAATGAGTTCATATTTACTGGCtctattcttttattttaatacatattttcATCATGTGTAGTGATTTCCATAGATAAATTTAGttgattttatccatttactgCTACGCTCCATGTTAACGCTTTCTGTAATCTTCATTTTTTCTATGCAAAGGTATGTAAACATTTTGGCCATGAACAAAATTCTACATAAATAATCActagctttctttttcttttattcagaaCAACGTTTATAGCATAAACGCTAGTTTCAAATatgtagtaaaataaataaataaaatagtagaTAAACAAGGtaaataaacactactgtaCTAgtattagccagctagctaattagctttACTAACCTACTGTACATCAAGGGAGAAGCTAACTACCAAGTTAGCCAACTTTAGGCTAATTGGCTAATTTAGCCAACATTAGTTTTATTGTGGAATTACAATCAGTAGCTAAGTACAATAGTAAGCTAGCTAACTTCACTATCCTAGTTcactagccagctaatgttacGTAAAGTTAAAGGAGAAGTACTTTTCCATAAGACTAAATTCTTTGTAAAGCacataagaaaaagaaattatataaatttaaaaaaaaaattattaaaacaatagCCTTGTGAAACTTGATCATGTTACAACACTACCTTTCTTCAATTCAACTAAACAAAGTGCTTAGCATAAACGCAGGTAAACAAAACAGTTCTGTATTACTATTCACCAGCTAACAGATTATCTTAGCTAACCTGAACACCAGCTCCGGAGCAATAGCTAAAAAATAGCTAGCATTAGGCTTTTATTGTGTGTATTCGAAACCAGCAAGTCAAATTTTATAGTCAAGTAGCTAACTTCAGTGgtaagctagctaactttcTGCTAGCTAACCATATGATAGGATTATGCTAATTGGTAAGcggatttgatttaaaaataaaaaccctgaTTTGTactcatcattaaaaaaaaatgtgtgtgtgtgtgtgtgtgtgtgtgtgtgatgtgaacaaAATGGTGGCCTGTGTTCAGACTAACTAAGTCATAGTTTTGAGTAAGAGTCATCAGTAGCTATGTTGGTGCTGCCTGTTATCTATgacaagccccgccccctttctgTTCGCCAAATACACTCGATCGTGCAATTCTTTTTTAccatattaaaagtaaaatccaccctgaacaacttgcGAATcgatatttacaaatattttctgACATTAAATAGCTTTCAAGATTTATTTGATAATAAGCATTAGTTTATTAGTTAGTTTAATAAAGTTATTACGTGACTCTTCGTGCAATTAAATTCCTTCCACTGAAATCTGCGAAACCTTTTAATGTAATTAGTGTTTTTCAGTGATGTGCAATTAAAGACACGAGAAGAGCTAATCATTTATCATGATTACATCCCTAAGCTAATTATGCTAATTATAATAACAATGAGtgcattgtttaaaaattgatccgggttgccagattggtctCAACAAGCCAAGACACTGTGTAGAAACAACAAATTTGTTCAAAATTTTTTAGATAAATTGTGTATATAACATGTCTACTCTTAAATTTTAGTAGAAAAAagcaactttatttaaaaaaaaaggcttttagCTCCGCCCATTTCCCAATCACATCATGTCTTATATCCCTAAAAGctttatttcctgatatatattcagtttatgtgtcattatgatataaatgtcaatttcctttataaattttataaatcaCACTAACTAGAGCGCaaacattgtgtattttttttaaaacgttTTCCTCAGAATCAATTTTTGCTATATTCAGAACTATGAATCTCATTTTCTAGATAACCCAGATTCATTAAATTGTACATGTTTATACATTTCCTTAACTGGAAGATTATTAGAAAgtaatttctcaaaatgttggATTTTTGTTGGATTTAGGTTAGATTTTAAGCTGAAAATTGGCAtaaaatatgtttgtttgtgCATTTGGTTTTGTTATCATACTTGGCAACCCTGTTTTAAAATCCATCAGTtcgaaacataaacaaacaaacatatgaatcaaataataattattcaggGAAAATTACATATCTGGCAACCCAGGATTCTGAGTAACAGTAATGTACAACCACAAGGTGGCGTTTTTTGACTCTCCCTCATTAATATACTCATTTATTCAGTCACCGAGTTCTTTTATTTCGAcgtatttatcattttttcgTTTATTCGAACCAAAATTTCtcacaaatttttatttattttgtcgtttgtttgtttttttcgaCGTCGTCgtcctgaggaaaaaaaaaaaaaaaagcacgcgCTCGTGACAACATTGGGCTAAAGGCTGTCTCGCGCTGGTCGTGGGCGGAGACTTCCAGCGCTGAGCGCCAATCACGTCGCGGCTCGAGCCTTTTCTCCCGCTCggctctgaccaatcagaagcggCGCAGTCCTCGCGCCTGTATATAAACCAGAGGGAGCACAGCGTGGGGCTCAGAGGATGAGCGCAGCAGCAGCCGCGGTCTgatctctcagtctctctctttttttttttttcctcctctttccctgtctttctctgtctcagagCTGGAGCTGATATTGTGCTTGTTTTAACTCTCACTGCTGCACAGGTATGAACTTTATTTCACCCtgaaaatcttatttttttaaatgcatttttaagagCATGTTTATTGTGTGCacctttaattttattcatttttgttcctACTCTGCATCTATGTGTTACATGTACTATGTCTTTTTTCAAACCAGAATTTAAATAATACTATTattgatgtttttaatttaaacctggTGATGTTTTTAGAAGCCATGCAGGATGCATGTGATGTTTCTTCAGTCTTATTAGAAATAAGGACCCACAGAAATAGGAACCTTAAgacaccttttgtttttttaagggTCCTTGTTCCTACCTTCCTGATTTCAGACCTACCTGCTTCCTGAAGTGTCCATCCTAACCCTAGTGTATCTGGATGTAGAGCTGATTAGTctccatttttgtttaaaaaaaaaatgtagcacaGTTTACAGTTGCCTCcttcaaaacattttaattaactccttagtaattaattaattactaagGTGTAAATCTGAGTCCTTCAGGTTCAGTTTTCCTTTGTGCATTTAATCCTCGTGTTATTGGGatgattttacagttaaaacCGTGAATCTGTAGCATATTGGATGCCTTTACTGACTAAATGCGTCATCTATCAATAGCTTGTTCTTCTATTATCTACTGCGGTGATTTTTCTATCACACAATCTACATTATAGTTTTGTTATGCTTCTCGAAAGCACTATCCAAGAATATATGACACTTTTCCAAAAATGAAGCTCATTGATGAAGATCTTTGTTTTCTTAAGGTTCTTCAggagcaaaaatattggcactGAGTATGGAGATGTGTCCCTGATTAATGATGCGTCTAATGTCGAGCTGTAATGTTTCTTGTCCTCCTACGATTATTTCCTTTATTCCCATCATCACGTCTTCACTCGTGCACGTTGTGATGTAACACTTCACCGGCGCCGTCACCATGACGACAAGCCGCTGGAGGTGTTTGCACAACGTTGCGAAAGTGTTTTGCAGGGAAAAATCTCCTCCACATGCATCGAGGCTGCAACAGCAGCCTGGATCTGATTAGCTGTGACTGTGACGGTTGCGTACATTTCCTCGTCCCCGTGTAGTGGGCGTCGTGGGGGTTTCTATGTCGCACAGAGCTCTCACGGTGCTTCTATCCTCCTGTCCTGTGCGCTCTGTTTGTCCAGGTGCTTTACAGTAATAAACATGGCGACGTCGGCCAGCTCGCAGCTCAGCAAGGTGGTGAAGCGACAGTACATGGAGCTTCCGCAAGGGGACAAAGTGCAGGTCATGTACGTCTGGATCGACGGCACGGGGGAGGGACTGCGCTGCAAGACCAGGACGCTCGACTGCGAGCCGAAGAGCATCGAGGGTAAAGCAACACATGGTTATAAATCTATATTACACAGTATTAAACAATTGTAGTTACACAGTACTAACAAGCCGACTATTAGACTCTTCAATCTCGACCTTTAACCTTCACCTACTTCAACTCTGATTGGATTATAACTCACTTTTCTGAATAAATTGGTTCGTATCAGTCCAGTGTCTCAACCCGGTCCTCGAACCTCCTTCCTGTGTATGTTTTGATAAAAGAAAAGGGTACTAAATTCCAATTCCTTGTTGCCTACCCTTAATCATACACCTGTTGTACCTTTATTAGAGTCTTTTATCTAGAAACGTGAATGTGGTGTATCTTCAATTAGCTTTTAAACGTAAATTGGTTCTTGGTAATTATGCATCTTAAATTGTCATCTTAAAGGTACTCTGTGTCCATATTTTCAGGCAAAAGATGCATACTAAAGACCTAAAAATGTATGCTTAATGGTTTGAGATGTTTATAAAGTttggtgtgtttatttctgagagtgtaataCACCTACCTGTTTGGTTAAAAAGTCCCAAGTTGTATTAATAGTTgggaaaatggagaaaactgAAGTGGATAAGGATTCTGGAGGATTTTATTCCCAAGCTGTGTCCATGTTACTGTTTCATTTTAGTGTAAAACATACACTCGATGTAAAAACggtaatctgtgtgtgtatagtgtagggTAGAtctaaggtacataattggaaaGTAAAAGGGTTCAACCGCACTGACGAAGAATGTACCGTTTATCCTGAGCGTGTACCAACACACCTGAGCCAATGGCGTCTTGGCTGCTGAATGGATCCTGTGTTAAGAGCGAGCAGAAAACCAAGAATGTCGGCAAACAGGATTGGGGAAAACATGCTGCCTGTGTATTAAAGCGCAATCGACTAAATcgttttaaaaatcatttgtcAACCAGATCTTCCTGAGTGGAACTTTGATGGTTCCAGCACCTACCAGTCGGAGGGTTCCAACAGCGACATGTATCTCATCCCCTCGGCCATGTTCAGAGATCCGTTCCGCAAAGACCCCAACAAGCTGGTCCTGTGTGAAGTTCTGAAATACAACCGCAAACCTGCCGGTAAataagagcttttttttttttttaatgacaatgCTTACGAGTCACGCTAGAGTAAAGGTAAAGGTTCTAGTCATGTTCTTGTCATGTTCTCCACCCAGAAACCAACCATCGCATGACGTGTAAGAAGGTCATGCAGATGGTGGAGGAGCAGACCCCGTGGTTTGGCATGGAGCAGGAGTACACCATCCTGGGAACAGACGGTCACCCGTTCGGCTGGCCTTCCAACGGCTTCCCCGGTCCTCAGGGTACGAATTCACCATCTACGTTTACGCGTTTGTCTTCACGCCAACATTGTTGTTGGAGatagtggaggtggtggtgaCGGTGTTTTATCGGTTCCTTTTTTTCAGGACCTTACTACTGTGGAGTCGGAGCAGACAAAGCGTACGGCAGGGATATCGTCGAAGCCCACTACAGAGCGTGTCTGTACGCCGGCGTGAATATCTGCGGCACGAACGCCGAAGTCATGCCAGCTCAGGTACGCCAGGGTTAATTCAGATTGCGACTCGGGTTCTGTAGCTCTGCCGAGTCGCACGGGAACCTGGATAGTACGATCATTCTCAAATATTGGGTTCTGATGTATTTTAAGTTAGGTATGACTTAAGCCTTGCATTGTTATGAAGGTATTTATTTAAGGCGAGGAGCCAAAAATGATCACAGTACTTGTGGATTGGATGTTAAAATACTTTACCACAAGTTACTGTGCGTAATCACTGTTGGAAAAATTCTGACGCCTGTAATACTACTATTCAAAATTATATTGGAATTATGACGGAATTCCCACTTCCTGCTCAGCCGTATTTCTTAGCGGAATTACAGTATGCAGTGTCGTCAGGAGTCTTGCTGCAGATTTtccataaagctgctttgactttgtttttttttttaattaagtttcTCGCTCTGCTCTACAGTGGGAGTTCCAGGTGGGGCCGTGCGAGGGCATCAACATGGGAGATCACCTGTGGGTGGCTCGTTTCATCCTGCACAGAGTGTGTGAAGACTTCGGCGTCGTCGCCTCGTTCGACCCCAAACCCATCCCGGGGAACTGGAACGGTGCGGGCTGTCACACCAACTTCAGCACTAAGGAGATGCGGGAAGAAGGCGGCCTCAAGTAAGTGCAAATCTCTAAAGCTTACTACTTAAATTTGTAAAACGTCCGGATACGCGACAGAGCGAGACGGAATGATGACTGAAGTATGTCTTAATGTTTAATCGTTAGCGATTGTCTTGTTTAGTCGTAAAACAATCGGGATGTGTTTTGGTTCATAGTTGTGCTTCGTGTAACCACTTTTAACTAGTGGCACACCCCctgaacagatgagatgtcTGTTTTGAGCTTGGAGAGTAAACACGCTTCTCTGTCCATTTCgcctttaaattattttcactgTCAACTATTTAACGTGAAAACTCTCTCCTTTCTAAGGTAACGTCTCACCTGTAGCTAGTGTCTGGTCTCATGAGCTGCCTTTAGCTAAATATTTTGCATAAAAGCATCTGATACCAAGGACAgctttattttgtatgttttattttgtatgtttattgGCTCTGCTACAGATCATTCCTAATCTGAGTATTTTTGCCAAATTTTATAGTTGGAGGACCTTAAGATAAAGTTTGCTTGGTAGGTTAAATAGCGACGGTTGAATTGATAAACAAGATGGCTAAGTAGAATTTATcgctcttttctttctttttttttttttttttaatcagatgcATTGAGGAATGTATTGAGAAACTGGCGAAGAGACACAACTACCACATCCGTGCCTACGACCCTAAAGGAGGTCTGGACAACGCTCGCCGCCTGACAGGCCGCCACGAGACCTCCAACATCCACGAGTTCTCCGCCGGCGTCGCCAATCGCGGCGCCAGCATCCGCATCCCTCGCGCCGTGGGCCAGGAGAAGAAGGGATACTTCGAAGACCGTCGCCCGAGCGCTAACTGCGACCCGTACGCCGTCACCGAAGCCCTCATACGCACGTGTCTGCTCAGCGAAGACGGAGACGAACCCGTGGACtattagatgtttttaaatctcactTCTCTCCCTGTCGTCTCCAGGACTGAACTCCATTC
The genomic region above belongs to Pangasianodon hypophthalmus isolate fPanHyp1 chromosome 21, fPanHyp1.pri, whole genome shotgun sequence and contains:
- the glula gene encoding glutamate-ammonia ligase (glutamine synthase) a produces the protein MATSASSQLSKVVKRQYMELPQGDKVQVMYVWIDGTGEGLRCKTRTLDCEPKSIEDLPEWNFDGSSTYQSEGSNSDMYLIPSAMFRDPFRKDPNKLVLCEVLKYNRKPAETNHRMTCKKVMQMVEEQTPWFGMEQEYTILGTDGHPFGWPSNGFPGPQGPYYCGVGADKAYGRDIVEAHYRACLYAGVNICGTNAEVMPAQWEFQVGPCEGINMGDHLWVARFILHRVCEDFGVVASFDPKPIPGNWNGAGCHTNFSTKEMREEGGLKCIEECIEKLAKRHNYHIRAYDPKGGLDNARRLTGRHETSNIHEFSAGVANRGASIRIPRAVGQEKKGYFEDRRPSANCDPYAVTEALIRTCLLSEDGDEPVDY